In Macadamia integrifolia cultivar HAES 741 chromosome 12, SCU_Mint_v3, whole genome shotgun sequence, the following are encoded in one genomic region:
- the LOC122057137 gene encoding AP-1 complex subunit sigma-2-like — MIQFVLLISRQGKVRLTKWYSPYSQKERSKVIRELSGEIISRAPKLCNFVEWRGYKVVYKRYASLYFCMCIDQDDNELEMLEIIHHYVEVLDRYFGSVCELDLIFNFHKAYYILDEILIAGELQESSKKTVARLIAAQDALVETAKEQANSISNMIAQATK, encoded by the exons ATG ATTCAATTTGTGCTTCTTATCAGTCGACAAGGAAAAGTGAGGCTGACCAAATGGTATTCTCCTTATTCCCAAAAGGAAAGGTCAAAG GTTATTCGAGAGCTAAGTGGAGAGATTATTTCACGAGCCCCTAAGCTTTGTAACTTCGTTGAGTGGAGAGGATACAAAGTTGTATATAAAAG ATATGCCAGCCTCTATTTCTGCATGTGTATTGACCAGGATGACAATGAATTGGAGATGCTCGAAATAATTCACCACTATGTTGAAGTACTGGATCGCTATTTTGGCAGT GTCTGTGAGTTGGACTTAATCTTCAATTTCCACAAG GCCTACTACATACTGGATGAGATTTTAATTGCTGGTGAACTTCAGGAGTCCAGCAAGAAGACAGTTGCACGTCTTATTGCTGCACAG GATGCTTTAGTGGAGACAGCCAAAGAGCAGGCCAACTCTATAAGTAATATGATTGCTCAAGCAACCAAATAG
- the LOC122056946 gene encoding uncharacterized protein LOC122056946, translating to MMRDPASECSFCGSEERWLLHNVRHRQSFRRVCTSCVLKLHPGSFCPHCFEVYEGSVPPLHERVMCLKCSSVSHLACVGLENTRQYVCPSCLNPSFLFFDVGSSNKKSKVSNGESVPSGSKGVIDQKLAKVFLSAARIAASSMAKAAAAYRVDAERRVKEAALTRKRAKEALERVAFLMAKEEEKEKEERKGKGLIVHPAYAMNMEQYKAKGNSVVAAAAAAQKPIQKNPRTEGKDKSGGIPTLTNIASTDRDGWVGVAAAAAQKPIQKIPRPEGKDKSGGIPTLTNIASTDKDGWVGVLPPNMVQGHQKGVSVDLKDKLKGPSAHVVAHQQVQNPLAVSPNQNSSNLLNSHNHVVVKEESNGVLPASPVAGQLQHANNHVKEEHRGKSGRLLDSDKGSQLPQSNQDPLALTTNSGVLLARSSNTVS from the exons ATGATGCGAGACCCAGCTTCCGAATGTAGTTTTTGTGGTTCGGAGGAGCGTTGGCTCCTTCACAACGTACGCCATCGACAAAGCTTTCGTCGTGTCTGCACCTCATGTGTGTTGAAACTTCACCCTGGATCGTTTTGTCCTCATTGTTTCGAGGTTTACGAGGGATCTGTACCTCCTCTTCACGAGCGCGTTATGTGTTTGAAATGCTCCTCAGTTTCTCACTTGGCTTGCGTCGGGTTAGAGAATACTCGTCAGTATGTTTGTCCAAGTTGTTTGAACcctagttttttgtttttcgaCGTTGGTTCATCGAATAAGAAGAGTAAGGTTAGCAATGGGGAATCAGTGCCTTCTGGAAGTAAAGGAGTGATTGATCAGAAGTTGGCAAAAGTTTTCCTTTCTGCTGCTCGGATTGCTGCTAGTTCAATGGCAAAAGCGGCGGCTGCATATAGGGTTGATGCAGAGAGGAGAGTTAAAGAAGCTGCCTTGACGAGGAAGAGGGCCAAAGAAGCACTGGAACGGGTAGCTTTTCTCATggccaaagaggaagagaaagagaaagaggagaggaagggtAAGGGTTTGATTGTTCATCCGGCTTATGCGATGAATATGGAACAGTACAAGGCCAAAGGAAATAGTGTAGTAGCCGCAGCTGCAGCGGCACAGAAGCCAATTCAGAAAAATCCCAGGACAGAAGGGAAGGACAAGTCTGGAGGGATTCCAACTTTGACTAATATTGCGTCGACAGACAGGGATGGATGGGTTGGGGTCGCAGCTGCAGCGGCACAGAAGCCAATTCAGAAAATTCCCCGGCCAGAAGGGAAGGACAAGTCTGGAGGGATTCCAACTTTGACTAATATTGCTTCGACAGACAAGGATGGATGGGTTGGGGTCCTTCCACCAAATATGGTGCAAGGGCACCAGAAAGGTGTTTCTGTCGATCTCAAGGATAAACTCAAAGGGCCTTCTGCCCATGTTGTTGCACATCAGCAAGTTCAAAACCCCCTTGCAGTGAGCCCAAATCAGAATTCTAGCAATTTACTTAATTCGCATAACCATGTTGTAGTGAAGGAGGAGAGTAATGGGGTATTACCTGCTTCTCCTGTTGCTGGACAGTTACAGCATGCTAACAATCATGTTAAGGAAGAGCATAGAGGAAAATCAGGACGATTATTAGATTCTGACAAGGGTTCCCAGCTACCCCAGTCAAATCAAG ATCCATTGGCGTTGACAACTAATTCTGGGGTTCTACTTGCAAGATCATCAAATACTGTGAGCTAG
- the LOC122057631 gene encoding pectinesterase-like produces the protein MMGKGKAIVAGVSLILVVGVVVGVVAGISRSGKSTNDASGNIDNNLSTGMKAVKTICEPTDYKDVCMRTLGTVANNGTANPKDFIKVAVSSTMDVVKTAMEKATTLSKNIDNSTQKNALADCNELLQYAVDDLQESISMVGDNELKTVNERVADLTNWLSAVVAYQQTCLDGISHPELKSAMENGGIINATELTSNALAIVTEIANILSAFNIPIDINPKSRRLLEEETTALDGEGFPTWFSAADRKLLAARGGAQMRPNAVVAKDGSGQYKTITAALNAYPKNNKGRYVIYVKAGIYDEYITVTKDQANVFMYGDGPRKSIVTGNKSNKGGFGTFKTASFSAIGKGFIARGMGFRNTAGPEGHQAVALRVQSDFAAFYNCRMDGYQDTLYVQTYRQFYRNCVVSGTVDFIFGDSTTVMQNCLIIARKPMDNQQNTVTAHGRAIKRETTGLVIQNSRIVPEQKLFPVRFKIPTFLGRPWKEYARTVIMESTLGDFIQPAGWMPWDTTGFAQSTCYYAEYANRGPGARTNRRVRWKGVHVITDRREAAQFTAGPFLSGHLWLRATGAPFLLGFKR, from the exons ATGATGGGCAAAGGCAAAGCAATAGTCGCCGGTGTTTCTCTAATTCTGGTGGTTGGTGTAGTGGTTGGTGTCGTCGCGGGCATAAGCCGTTCCGGCAAGTCCACCAATGATGCCTCCGGTAACATCGACAACAACTTGTCTACAGGAATGAAGGCTGTTAAGACAATCTGTGAACCTACTGATTACAAGGATGTTTGCATGCGTACCCTTGGGACGGTTGCCAATAATGGAACTGCTAACCCTAAGGACTTTATCAAGGTTGCTGTTTCCTCCACCATGGACGTGGTGAAAACTGCCATGGAAAAGGCCACCACCCTCAGTAAGAATATCGACAATAGCACCCAAAAGAATGCCCTAGCAGACTGTAATGAATTGCTGCAATACGCCGTCGATGATCTCCAAGAGTCGATCTCGATGGTGGGTGATAATGAATTGAAGACGGTGAACGAACGCGTGGCTGACCTTACCAACTGGTTGAGTGCTGTGGTCGCTTACCAGCAGACATGTCTAGATGGAATTTCACATCCGGAACTGAAATCGGCCATGGAAAACGGTGGGATCATCAATGCCACCGAATTGACAAGTAATGCACTAGCCATCGTTACAGAGATTGCCAACATCCTTAGCGCCTTCAACATCCCTATTGACATCAACCCCAAGTCACGACGACTCTTAGAGGAAGAGACCACTGCACTTGACGGCGAAGGGTTCCCCACGTGGTTCTCGGCAGCCGACCGCAAGCTTCTGGCCGCCCGAGGTGGAGCCCAGATGAGACCCAACGCAGTTGTCGCCAAGGACGGTAGCGGCCAGTACAAGACAATCACTGCAGCTCTGAACGCTTACCCTAAGAACAACAAAGGCAGGTACGTCATCTACGTCAAGGCTGGGATCTACGACGAGTACATCACCGTCACCAAGGATCAAGCTAATGTCTTCATGTACGGAGATGGCCCCAGGAAGTCCATCGTCACTGGGAACAAGAGCAACAAGGGAGGCTTCGGCACGTTCAAGACGGCCTCCTTCT CTGCAATAGGAAAAGGGTTTATAGCCAGGGGGATGGGATTCAGAAACACAGCGGGTCCGGAAGGGCACCAGGCAGTGGCTCTCCGCGTCCAATCGGACTTCGCAGCCTTCTACAACTGCAGGATGGATGGGTATCAAGATACCTTGTACGTACAGACATATCGTCAATTCTACCGTAACTGCGTCGTTTCTGGGACCGTGGACTTCATCTTCGGCGATTCTACGACGGTGATGCAGAACTGTTTGATTATCGCCAGGAAGCCCATGGACAACCAACAGAATACAGTGACTGCCCACGGGAGAGCCATCAAGCGTGAGACGACAGGTCTGGTGATCCAAAATTCCCGCATCGTCCCAGAGCAGAAGCTATTCCCTGTTAGGTTCAAGATCCCCACATTCTTGGGCCGCCCATGGAAGGAGTACGCAAGGACGGTGATCATGGAGTCTACATTGGGTGACTTCATCCAGCCTGCGGGATGGATGCCATGGGATACCACTGGCTTCGCACAAAGCACCTGTTACTACGCCGAGTACGCCAACAGGGGACCCGGTGCAAGGACTAACAGGAGGGTCCGATGGAAGGGTGTCCATGTTATCACTGATAGAAGAGAGGCTGCTCAGTTCACCGCCGGTCCTTTCCTTAGTGGACACTTATGGTTGAGGGCCACCGGTGCACCTTTCCTCCTTGGATTCAAACGATGA